In a genomic window of Telopea speciosissima isolate NSW1024214 ecotype Mountain lineage chromosome 5, Tspe_v1, whole genome shotgun sequence:
- the LOC122662549 gene encoding lysM domain-containing GPI-anchored protein 1-like: MPKQEHILPLGLFLSLSILTLASLVNTKSTIEPCSNSNYCNALVGYTLYTDLKVSEVAALFQIDPIALLTANAIDISYPDVENHILPARLFLKVPITCSCSDGIRKSVATRYKTRPSDTLAGIADNVYSGLVSADQIREANSISDPSVLDVGQTLLVPLPCTCFNNTDNFLPAIYLSYVVRPVDTLTGIAAQYATTITDLMNVNALGSPSIKAGDILAVPIPACASNFVKYASDFGLIVPNGSYAITASHCVQCSCGLGNLNLYCTPASLAASCSSMQCRNSVFTLGNITEQSGSAGCKVTSCAYDGFVNGTIWTTLSTSLQPQCPGPHQFPLLSAPPSGTIVNSLSAPVPAPSQPGGVVPTTPKSSIVPVTGLLPSSSPANGPIGSTSDASLLASPLSSFARATIFCLFIKLMVSMAL; encoded by the exons ATGCCGAAACAAGAACACATTTTACCCCTTGGCCTCTTCCTCTCCCTGAGTATTCTAACGCTTGCTTCCCTTGTAAACACCAAATCAACGATCGAACCATGTTCCAACTCCAATTACTGCAACGCCCTTGTGGGTTACACTCTCTATACAGACCTCAAAGTCTCTGAAGTTGCTGCTCTCTTCCAAATAGACCCCATTGCTCTTCTTACCGCTAATGCCATTGACATCTCCTACCCAGACGTCGAAAACCACATCCTCCCAGCTCGCTTGTTCCTTAAAGTCCCAATCACTTGCTCTTGCTCTGATGGTATCCGTAAATCTGTTGCTACACGATACAAGACTCGCCCTTCTGATACTCTCGCTGGCATTGCCGATAATGTCTACTCTGGCCTTGTTTCTGCTGATCAGATTAGAGAGGCAAACTCGATTTCTGATCCTAGTGTGCTCGATGTTGGGCAAACGCTACTTGTTCCTCTCCCCTGTACTTGCTTCAATAATACCGATAACTTCCTTCCTGCGATCTATCTGTCTTATGTGGTGAGACCCGTGGATACATTGACAGGAATCGCTGCTCAATATGCTACTACAATCACGGATCTTATGAATGTGAATGCCTTGGGGAGCCCTTCAATTAAGGCTGGTGACATTCTTGCTGTTCCTATACCTG CCTGTGCATCCAATTTTGTGAAATATGCATCGGATTTTGGCTTGATCGTGCCAAATGGGAGCTATGCCATTACGGCAAGTCACTGTGTGCAATGCAGTTGCGGGCTTGGGAATCTAAA TTTATACTGTACACCAGCTTCTTTGGCAGCTTCTTGTTCAAGTATGCAATGCAGAAATAGTGTATTCACGCTTGGGAACATTACAGAACAATCCGGCAGTGCTGGTTGCAAGGTTACATCATGTGCTTATGATGGCTTTGTGAATGGCACCATTTGGACAAC GTTGTCGACGTCCCTTCAACCACAATGCCCAG GGCCACACCAATTTCCTCTGCTATCAGCCCCGCCCTCTGGTACGATCGTAAATTCTTTATCGGCTCCAGTGCCTGCACCTTCTCAACCAGGTGGTGTAGTCCCAACAACACCCAAGTCTTCAATTGTGCCAGTAACTGGGTTGCTTCCTAGTTCATCTCCAGCCAATGGTCCTATTGGAAGTACCTCTGATGCTTCTCTCTTGGCAAGTCCTTTATCTAGTTTTGCAAGGGCAACAATTTTTTGTCTATTTATCAAATTGATGGTGTCAATGGCACTGTAA